A window of the Synechococcus sp. JA-3-3Ab genome harbors these coding sequences:
- the metE gene encoding 5-methyltetrahydropteroyltriglutamate--homocysteine S-methyltransferase: MTAQTMTLGYARMGKRRELKKALEGFWSGALGSEALLATFWDLETQAWQTQLQAGIDHIAVGDQTLYDHVLDWATWLGLIPSRFRGLSGLDRYFAMARGREGLPALEMTKWFDTNYHYLVPEIEPEADPSPNFGDFLERVRRAQGILGERTSPVVLSPVTLLCLSQRSGDLRADLEKLLPLYRDLLQELKQLGIPEVQIHDPILVTSQGSGLREAVEMSYRQLATAGIRVHLVTYFDDLGETYPWVVQLPVAGISLDFTRGHTLDLVRTYGFPADQILGAGVVDARNVWKVQPETVLASLRELQGVAPNLRVQPSASLQFVPHDAALEAQLPEPLRNVLSFAEQKLAEVALLARALNGEDTAAQQAEIQQQWQSFAQFSPPNPQVRQALANLKLQDFERFLPYEQRLSRQVQLPPLPTTTIGSFPQTPEVRQWRAKYKRGEVSQAEYEAAIDAEIAKCIRIQEEIGLDVLVHGEFERTDMVEYFAQKLEGFAFTEHGWVQSYGSRCVRPPILYGDVVRPQPMTVREFQVAQSHTQKPVKGMLTGPVTMLNWSFPRVDIPRREQALQIALALRAEVADLEAAGAVMVQVDEPALREGLPLKKERWPEYLSWAVDAFRLATGGAKPETQIHTHMCYSEFGDIIEHIERLDADVLSIENSRSNNKTLLQIAQAGYRHQVGNGVYDVHSPAVPSVEQILQQLRTGLAHLPVEQTWVNPDCGLKTRRWEEVIPALKNMVAAAHQLREELLETQPEGLRE; encoded by the coding sequence ATGACTGCACAAACCATGACATTGGGGTATGCCCGCATGGGCAAGCGCCGCGAGCTCAAAAAAGCTTTGGAAGGCTTTTGGAGTGGTGCCCTAGGGTCAGAGGCTCTGCTGGCTACCTTTTGGGATTTGGAGACTCAAGCCTGGCAGACTCAGCTACAAGCTGGGATTGATCACATTGCGGTAGGGGATCAGACTCTCTACGACCATGTACTGGACTGGGCCACCTGGCTGGGGCTGATCCCCTCTCGGTTCCGAGGTCTGTCGGGTTTAGACCGCTACTTTGCCATGGCGCGGGGGCGGGAGGGCCTGCCGGCTTTGGAAATGACCAAGTGGTTTGACACCAACTACCACTACTTGGTACCCGAAATTGAGCCGGAAGCCGATCCCAGTCCTAACTTTGGGGATTTTTTGGAAAGAGTTCGGCGGGCCCAAGGGATCCTAGGGGAGCGCACCAGCCCCGTTGTCCTCAGTCCAGTGACTTTGCTCTGCCTTAGCCAGCGATCTGGGGATCTGCGGGCGGACTTGGAAAAGCTCCTTCCTCTGTACCGGGATCTCCTCCAGGAGTTAAAACAGCTGGGGATCCCAGAAGTCCAGATTCACGATCCCATTTTGGTTACCAGCCAGGGAAGTGGCCTGCGGGAAGCTGTGGAAATGAGCTACCGCCAGTTGGCAACCGCCGGGATCCGTGTCCACTTGGTCACCTACTTCGATGACCTGGGGGAGACTTACCCCTGGGTGGTGCAACTGCCGGTGGCCGGCATTAGCCTTGACTTTACCCGTGGCCACACCCTGGATCTGGTAAGAACCTATGGCTTTCCGGCTGACCAGATCCTAGGTGCTGGCGTAGTGGACGCTCGGAATGTCTGGAAGGTTCAGCCTGAGACCGTCTTGGCCAGCCTGCGGGAGCTGCAGGGGGTAGCTCCCAACCTACGGGTGCAGCCTTCCGCTTCGTTGCAATTTGTGCCCCACGACGCTGCTCTGGAAGCCCAGTTGCCGGAACCCCTCAGAAATGTCCTCAGCTTTGCCGAACAGAAGCTGGCCGAAGTAGCTCTCCTGGCGCGAGCCCTCAACGGCGAAGACACTGCTGCCCAGCAGGCGGAAATCCAGCAGCAGTGGCAGAGCTTTGCGCAGTTTAGCCCCCCCAACCCCCAAGTGCGCCAGGCTTTGGCCAACCTCAAGCTCCAGGACTTCGAGCGATTCCTGCCCTACGAGCAGCGCCTAAGTCGGCAGGTTCAGCTACCACCTTTGCCCACCACCACCATTGGCTCCTTCCCCCAAACTCCAGAGGTGCGGCAGTGGCGAGCTAAGTACAAAAGAGGGGAGGTTTCGCAGGCGGAGTACGAAGCAGCCATTGACGCTGAGATTGCCAAGTGCATCCGCATTCAAGAAGAGATTGGCCTGGATGTGTTGGTGCATGGAGAATTTGAGCGCACCGACATGGTGGAGTACTTTGCCCAGAAGCTGGAAGGCTTTGCCTTCACTGAACACGGCTGGGTGCAGAGTTACGGCAGCCGCTGCGTGCGCCCTCCCATTCTCTACGGCGACGTGGTTCGCCCCCAACCCATGACAGTGCGGGAATTCCAAGTAGCCCAGTCCCACACCCAAAAGCCGGTGAAAGGCATGCTCACGGGGCCAGTGACTATGCTCAACTGGTCCTTTCCCCGTGTTGATATTCCCCGGCGGGAGCAGGCTTTGCAGATTGCCCTGGCCTTGAGAGCCGAAGTGGCAGATCTGGAAGCGGCTGGAGCGGTGATGGTGCAAGTGGATGAGCCGGCACTGCGGGAGGGGCTACCTCTGAAAAAAGAACGCTGGCCAGAATACCTCAGCTGGGCAGTGGATGCCTTTCGCCTAGCTACCGGCGGGGCCAAGCCGGAAACCCAGATTCACACCCACATGTGCTACTCAGAGTTTGGGGACATCATCGAGCACATTGAGCGGCTGGATGCCGACGTGCTTTCCATTGAAAACAGCCGCAGCAACAACAAAACCCTGCTGCAAATTGCCCAGGCTGGGTATCGTCACCAGGTGGGCAACGGCGTTTACGATGTCCACAGCCCTGCGGTGCCGAGCGTTGAGCAAATCCTGCAGCAGCTGCGCACAGGACTGGCCCACTTGCCTGTGGAGCAAACTTGGGTTAATCCCGATTGTGGCCTCAAGACCCGCCGCTGGGAGGAGGTGATCCCCGCACTGAAAAATATGGTGGCTGCCGCTCATCAGCTAAGGGAGGAGCTTCTGGAAACCCAACCTGAGGGTCTGCGCGAGTAA
- a CDS encoding ABC transporter substrate-binding protein produces the protein MLAIGGEREEGFDPTLGWGRYGSPLFQSTLLRRDENLEIVNDLATGYTVSQDGLTWTVTLRKDAVFSDGKPVTAADVAYTFNQAARSGGLVDLTALKEAVAIDTHTVELRLQKPQSTFVNRLITLGIVPQHAHGPDYARKPIGSGPYRLVQWDEGQQLIVEANPLYYGQTPGIRRLVFLFLEEDAAFAAARAGQVHVVSVPQSLAKQTVKGMKLHAIPSVDNRGLMFPFPPRTGATTPKGYPIGNDVTSDLAIRKAVNFAIDRQALVDGVLEGYGSPAYGPVSGLPWEEPTAKIEDNNPDLARQILAEGGWSDKDGDGVVEKNGLRAEFTVLYPANDSIRQALALAVAEMLRPVGIRVNVEGKSWDDIIPLMHSNVVLFGWGSHDPTEMYNLYHSKAAQGGFFNAGYYANPFVDRMLDLAMEAPSEAEAIPFWRAAQWDGKQGFTAKGDAAWAWLVNLDHTYFVHECLDIGQPQVQPHGHGWPITANITRWKWTCN, from the coding sequence GTGCTGGCCATTGGAGGGGAAAGGGAAGAAGGATTTGATCCCACCCTGGGCTGGGGACGTTACGGTTCGCCTTTGTTCCAAAGCACTCTGCTGCGGCGGGACGAGAACCTTGAGATTGTAAACGACCTGGCGACTGGCTACACTGTCAGCCAAGATGGCCTAACCTGGACGGTAACCCTACGAAAGGATGCAGTCTTCTCCGATGGAAAACCTGTCACAGCAGCGGACGTGGCTTACACCTTTAACCAAGCAGCTCGGAGTGGTGGTCTGGTCGACCTAACCGCCCTAAAGGAAGCAGTAGCTATCGACACTCATACGGTGGAGCTGCGGCTGCAAAAACCCCAAAGTACTTTTGTCAACCGCCTCATCACCTTGGGTATCGTGCCTCAACATGCCCACGGGCCTGATTATGCTCGCAAACCCATTGGCTCTGGCCCCTACCGACTGGTGCAGTGGGATGAGGGGCAACAACTGATTGTGGAGGCAAATCCCTTATATTACGGCCAGACTCCTGGCATTCGGCGGCTGGTTTTCCTTTTCCTGGAGGAGGATGCAGCCTTTGCAGCAGCCCGAGCCGGACAGGTACACGTGGTTAGCGTGCCTCAGTCTTTGGCTAAGCAAACTGTTAAGGGCATGAAGCTTCACGCCATTCCCAGTGTGGATAACCGAGGGCTGATGTTCCCCTTTCCCCCTAGAACCGGTGCGACAACCCCAAAGGGATACCCCATCGGCAACGATGTGACTTCTGACTTGGCGATTCGCAAGGCGGTCAACTTCGCCATTGACCGACAGGCGCTGGTGGATGGAGTCCTAGAAGGCTACGGATCCCCTGCCTATGGCCCAGTCAGCGGTTTGCCCTGGGAAGAGCCGACCGCCAAGATTGAGGACAACAATCCAGACCTGGCCCGTCAGATTCTAGCTGAGGGAGGCTGGAGCGATAAAGATGGGGATGGGGTAGTGGAAAAAAACGGGCTGCGGGCTGAGTTCACCGTGCTCTACCCGGCCAACGACAGTATTCGCCAAGCCCTGGCCCTAGCTGTTGCAGAAATGCTGCGGCCTGTGGGCATCCGAGTCAATGTCGAGGGCAAAAGTTGGGATGACATCATTCCGCTCATGCACAGCAACGTGGTGCTGTTTGGCTGGGGCAGCCATGACCCAACTGAGATGTACAACCTCTACCACAGCAAAGCGGCCCAGGGGGGATTTTTCAATGCCGGCTACTATGCCAACCCGTTTGTGGATCGAATGCTGGATCTGGCTATGGAGGCCCCCTCTGAAGCTGAAGCTATCCCCTTCTGGCGGGCAGCCCAGTGGGATGGAAAGCAAGGCTTTACTGCCAAAGGAGATGCAGCCTGGGCTTGGTTGGTAAACCTGGATCATACCTACTTTGTCCACGAGTGCTTGGATATAGGCCAGCCGCAGGTACAGCCTCATGGCCATGGTTGGCCAATCACAGCCAACATCACCCGTTGGAAATGGACGTGCAACTGA
- a CDS encoding ABC transporter permease has protein sequence MDVQLRSVLLFLAYKLTRLGLLLAAVAVLTFALLSFSPVDPVQAYVGADMLQISPAQRDLIAQRWGLDQPMLLRFGNWLGQMVQGNWGTSMVFNQPVVQVIQQRFELSLPLLAIAWLLSGFLGVGLGVLAAAFQGTWVDRGIRLYAYTLASSPPFWVALLLLIAFSVELGLTPICCAAPPGALAEEVTFWQRLHHLLLPAFTLTFIGVANITLHTRQKLIDVLHSNYVLFARAQGESLAGILWYHGLRNILLPALTLQFASFGELFGGSVLVEQVFAYPGLGQATVQAALRSDVPLLVGIVFFSALFVYAGNTLADLSYQIVDPRIRLGGRIG, from the coding sequence ATGGACGTGCAACTGAGGTCAGTTCTGCTGTTTCTGGCTTATAAGCTGACTCGGCTGGGGTTGCTGCTGGCGGCTGTGGCAGTCCTGACGTTTGCCCTGCTCAGCTTCTCCCCTGTTGATCCCGTACAAGCCTATGTAGGGGCCGACATGCTGCAGATCAGCCCAGCCCAACGAGACCTGATTGCCCAGCGTTGGGGGCTGGATCAGCCCATGCTGCTTCGCTTTGGGAACTGGCTTGGGCAGATGGTTCAAGGCAACTGGGGCACCTCAATGGTGTTCAATCAGCCAGTGGTGCAGGTCATTCAACAGCGGTTTGAGCTATCGCTGCCCTTACTGGCAATTGCCTGGCTGCTTTCCGGTTTCCTGGGAGTGGGGTTGGGGGTTTTGGCCGCAGCGTTTCAGGGCACTTGGGTTGACCGCGGTATTCGTCTTTACGCCTACACCCTCGCCTCTTCTCCCCCTTTCTGGGTGGCGCTGCTACTCTTGATCGCGTTTTCGGTAGAGCTGGGTCTAACACCTATCTGTTGCGCCGCGCCACCTGGCGCGTTGGCGGAGGAGGTGACTTTTTGGCAGCGCTTACACCACTTGCTCTTGCCTGCTTTCACCCTAACTTTCATCGGCGTTGCCAACATCACCTTGCACACTCGTCAGAAGCTCATTGACGTGTTGCACAGCAACTATGTGCTGTTTGCTCGTGCCCAGGGGGAAAGCCTGGCTGGGATCCTGTGGTACCACGGCTTGCGGAATATCTTGCTGCCTGCGCTGACGCTGCAATTTGCCTCCTTTGGGGAACTGTTTGGTGGCTCAGTGTTAGTGGAACAGGTGTTTGCTTATCCAGGACTGGGACAAGCAACGGTACAGGCAGCTTTGCGCAGTGATGTGCCTCTGTTGGTGGGCATTGTGTTTTTCAGCGCCTTGTTTGTCTATGCCGGCAATACCCTAGCTGACCTGTCCTACCAGATTGTCGATCCACGCATTCGCCTTGGCGGGAGGATAGGATGA
- a CDS encoding ABC transporter permease, translating to MSILCSAGLIGDTGLSPNLTQRNQPPSLAHPFGTDWLGRDMLARSLHGMSLSLWVGMLAAAVSVVIAAVLGLVGGTVGGWVDASICWMIDLCFSLPHLVVQILIAFAVGGGVRGVIVAVALTHWPSLARLVRAEVLQVSSSDYVQSSYRLGRSSLWVARYHMMPHILPQLLVGLILLFPHAILHEAALSFIGVGISPHLPAIGIILAESMRHLSTGYWWLGVMPGLLLLLSVKAFDWLGENLQALLNPRTAQE from the coding sequence GTGTCTATCCTCTGCAGCGCTGGGCTTATCGGCGATACCGGACTGAGCCCGAACCTAACTCAGCGGAATCAGCCTCCTTCCCTGGCCCATCCCTTCGGCACCGACTGGCTGGGGCGGGATATGCTGGCCCGATCCTTGCACGGGATGTCCCTTAGTCTGTGGGTAGGCATGCTGGCTGCCGCCGTCAGCGTGGTGATCGCCGCTGTTTTGGGTTTGGTGGGTGGCACGGTGGGAGGCTGGGTGGATGCCTCGATCTGCTGGATGATTGACCTATGTTTCAGCCTGCCTCACCTGGTGGTGCAGATCCTTATAGCTTTTGCTGTCGGCGGCGGAGTTCGGGGAGTCATTGTTGCCGTTGCCCTCACCCACTGGCCCAGCCTAGCGCGCCTGGTGCGGGCCGAGGTGTTACAGGTCAGCAGTTCTGACTATGTCCAGAGTTCTTACCGACTGGGCCGCTCTTCCCTCTGGGTTGCCCGCTACCATATGATGCCTCACATTTTGCCCCAGCTCCTAGTGGGACTTATTCTGCTGTTTCCCCACGCCATTTTGCACGAAGCAGCCCTCTCATTCATTGGGGTAGGTATTTCGCCGCACCTACCGGCCATCGGCATTATTCTGGCCGAATCCATGCGCCACCTCTCCACCGGCTACTGGTGGCTGGGGGTTATGCCTGGACTGCTGCTGCTGCTGTCGGTCAAGGCTTTTGACTGGCTGGGAGAAAACCTGCAGGCCCTTCTCAATCCGCGTACGGCTCAGGAGTAG
- a CDS encoding ABC transporter ATP-binding protein produces MLVVSGLNIRFSRYERGLRRRYLQVITDLDLEVKAGEVVAVVGASGSGKSLLAHALLGLLPENATLRGTLLFQGQPLTPERCRQLRGKAIALIPQSVDYLDPLMQVGSQVQRVARLSGASQGEARRAVSRIFARYSLPPGTEGLYPFQLSGGMARRVLLSTAAVSRAKLVIADEPTPGLDAEVVAETLAHLRELAQEGRGVMLITHDIQAALSVADRVAVFYAGTTVELASAQDFERGNLRHPYTQALWRSLPQNEFAPLPGNQPDPEALPAGCLFGDRCPWASEICRAERPPLRAVGGGWVRCIHAQG; encoded by the coding sequence ATGTTGGTGGTCTCCGGCCTAAACATTAGGTTCAGCCGATACGAGCGGGGGCTGCGCCGCCGCTACCTTCAGGTGATTACAGATCTGGATCTGGAGGTTAAGGCAGGGGAGGTGGTGGCAGTGGTGGGGGCCAGCGGATCGGGCAAAAGTTTGCTGGCCCATGCCCTCTTGGGTCTTTTGCCAGAGAACGCTACCCTGCGCGGTACTCTCCTATTTCAGGGGCAGCCCTTGACCCCTGAGCGGTGTAGGCAACTGCGCGGCAAGGCCATTGCTCTCATCCCCCAGTCTGTGGACTACCTGGATCCCCTCATGCAAGTAGGATCCCAGGTACAGCGGGTAGCTCGGCTCAGCGGTGCCTCCCAAGGCGAGGCCCGTAGAGCAGTGAGCCGCATCTTTGCCCGCTATAGCTTGCCGCCGGGAACAGAGGGCCTCTACCCTTTCCAGCTCTCCGGAGGCATGGCACGGCGGGTGCTGTTATCGACGGCGGCAGTTAGCAGAGCCAAGCTGGTGATAGCCGACGAGCCCACGCCAGGCTTGGACGCGGAGGTGGTGGCTGAGACCCTTGCCCATCTGCGGGAGCTGGCCCAGGAGGGCCGAGGCGTTATGTTGATTACACACGATATTCAGGCGGCGTTGTCGGTGGCAGATCGAGTGGCAGTCTTCTATGCGGGCACTACAGTCGAGTTGGCCTCGGCTCAGGATTTCGAAAGGGGAAACTTGCGCCACCCCTACACTCAAGCTCTGTGGCGATCCCTGCCCCAAAATGAGTTTGCTCCCCTGCCGGGCAACCAGCCTGACCCTGAGGCACTGCCTGCGGGTTGTTTGTTTGGGGATCGCTGCCCCTGGGCAAGTGAAATCTGTCGAGCTGAGCGTCCGCCTCTGCGGGCGGTTGGAGGAGGGTGGGTGAGGTGTATCCATGCTCAAGGGTGA
- a CDS encoding ABC transporter ATP-binding protein — MLKGEHLWFRYGRHLPWVVQDQTLQVELGEVVGLMAPSGFGKTTLAKLLAGYLTPSQGRVSVAGQPLPRRGYCPVQLVFQHPEQAVNPHWRIAQVLREGPPPQPEVLHTLGISPSWLNRYPHELSGGELQRVVIARVLNPQTRYLIADEMTAMLDANTQALIWQAVLAYGRAHQMGLLVISHDRFLLERLCSRYVIMTSHDPYLVERAGHRVVRLEGGHLYDMR; from the coding sequence ATGCTCAAGGGTGAGCATCTCTGGTTTCGCTATGGACGGCATCTGCCTTGGGTGGTGCAAGATCAGACCCTTCAAGTAGAACTTGGGGAAGTCGTAGGGCTGATGGCTCCCTCTGGTTTTGGCAAAACTACTCTGGCCAAGTTGCTGGCGGGCTACCTTACCCCCAGCCAAGGTCGGGTGAGTGTGGCAGGGCAGCCTTTGCCTCGGCGAGGGTACTGCCCAGTGCAGCTTGTCTTTCAACATCCAGAGCAGGCCGTTAACCCCCACTGGCGCATAGCTCAGGTCTTGCGGGAAGGGCCTCCTCCCCAGCCAGAGGTTCTCCACACCTTAGGCATTTCCCCCAGTTGGCTCAACCGCTATCCCCATGAGCTAAGCGGGGGAGAATTGCAGCGGGTTGTCATCGCCCGGGTTCTCAACCCACAAACTCGCTATTTGATTGCAGATGAGATGACAGCCATGCTCGACGCCAATACCCAAGCCCTGATCTGGCAAGCTGTCTTGGCCTATGGGCGGGCACATCAGATGGGGCTTTTGGTCATCAGTCATGATCGCTTTCTCCTGGAACGGCTCTGCAGCCGCTACGTCATCATGACCAGCCACGACCCCTATCTGGTGGAGCGGGCGGGTCACCGGGTGGTGCGCCTGGAGGGAGGACATCTGTACGATATGCGCTGA
- a CDS encoding cell division protein FtsX, which yields MHSLSRFLNKIRYLLQETFLGLRRGGWLNWAAISTLLVLLFLVGIGVELSRGVDATVQSLGGQLEISVYLEPERRGVDLQPQVAQLPHVAEVRVITKEQAWRDLLLEMGIQDEAALETQLGDNPLVDALRVKADSAEILGQVAEQIRQLEGVDEVYYGDRIVEQLAQIQEVLRLGSLSITGVLALTAVAVITTTIRLVVMARRREIEVMQLVGATATWIYLPFILQGCLFGVVSALGAWGLVLGSQQLLQEALEQLIALPFLKVMQADPGQAEFWFLPLLLLGMGVFLGTSSSLIAVRKSAGRWF from the coding sequence ATGCACTCTCTCTCCCGATTTCTCAACAAAATCCGCTACCTCCTGCAGGAAACTTTTTTGGGGTTGCGGCGGGGGGGCTGGCTGAACTGGGCTGCTATCAGCACCCTGTTGGTGTTGCTGTTTTTGGTCGGGATCGGCGTGGAGCTGTCTCGGGGGGTGGATGCAACGGTCCAGTCGCTGGGGGGGCAACTGGAGATCTCCGTCTATCTGGAGCCGGAACGCCGGGGGGTGGATTTGCAGCCCCAAGTGGCCCAACTGCCTCATGTGGCGGAGGTGAGGGTGATCACCAAAGAGCAAGCTTGGCGCGACCTTTTGCTGGAGATGGGGATCCAGGATGAGGCGGCCCTGGAGACCCAGTTGGGGGATAACCCTTTGGTGGATGCCCTGCGAGTCAAGGCCGATTCTGCCGAGATCCTAGGTCAAGTGGCCGAGCAGATCCGCCAACTGGAGGGGGTAGACGAGGTGTACTACGGCGACCGCATTGTGGAGCAACTGGCCCAAATCCAGGAGGTGCTACGTCTGGGATCCCTGAGCATCACCGGGGTGTTGGCCCTGACGGCAGTGGCGGTGATCACTACCACCATTCGCCTGGTTGTCATGGCGCGGCGGCGGGAGATTGAGGTGATGCAACTGGTGGGTGCGACGGCGACCTGGATTTACTTGCCCTTTATTTTGCAGGGCTGCCTGTTCGGGGTAGTCAGTGCGCTGGGGGCTTGGGGCTTGGTTCTGGGATCCCAACAGTTACTGCAGGAGGCGCTGGAGCAGTTGATTGCGCTGCCCTTCCTCAAGGTGATGCAGGCCGATCCCGGCCAGGCGGAGTTTTGGTTTCTGCCGCTGCTGTTGCTGGGGATGGGGGTTTTTCTGGGCACCAGCAGCAGCTTGATTGCAGTGCGCAAGTCGGCGGGGCGTTGGTTTTGA
- a CDS encoding DNA-directed RNA polymerase subunit omega produces the protein MTLRNPHLGIDNDELMRRVEALINASKNRYRITVQVANRAKRRRYDDPNDVEEGWMKPIRRAIIEMSDELTEPEIIGDE, from the coding sequence ATGACCTTGCGTAACCCTCACTTGGGCATCGACAACGACGAGCTGATGCGTCGGGTAGAGGCGTTAATTAACGCTTCCAAAAACCGCTATCGCATCACAGTGCAGGTGGCCAATCGGGCCAAGCGTCGCCGCTACGATGACCCCAACGATGTGGAAGAGGGCTGGATGAAGCCCATTCGCCGCGCCATCATCGAAATGTCCGATGAGCTGACCGAGCCGGAAATCATCGGCGACGAGTAG
- the tnpA gene encoding IS200/IS605-like element ISSoc3 family transposase, with the protein MVVAGQDPVLVGDNHETVLAFSAMSYNIGHRSVYSLQIHLVLVTKYRRRVITAPMLQRLEDIFRATCQKWRCSLVEFDGEADHVHLLVSFPPDVQVSKLVNNLKTVSSRLIRKEFATEVARFYSKPVFWTGAYFVASCGGVTVEELKKYVEQQASPR; encoded by the coding sequence TTGGTCGTCGCTGGGCAGGATCCGGTACTCGTGGGTGATAATCATGAGACGGTTCTAGCATTTAGCGCAATGAGCTACAACATAGGCCATCGTTCTGTTTACAGCCTACAAATCCACTTGGTGCTGGTGACAAAGTACCGTCGTCGGGTGATAACTGCTCCAATGTTGCAGAGGCTGGAAGATATATTTCGAGCGACCTGCCAAAAGTGGCGCTGTTCCTTGGTGGAGTTCGACGGTGAGGCGGACCATGTGCATCTGTTGGTGAGTTTTCCGCCGGATGTTCAGGTCTCGAAGCTGGTGAACAACCTGAAAACAGTCTCCAGCCGGTTGATTCGCAAAGAGTTCGCCACAGAGGTGGCACGGTTCTACAGCAAGCCTGTATTTTGGACAGGGGCCTATTTTGTTGCCTCTTGTGGTGGGGTCACCGTTGAGGAGTTGAAGAAGTATGTTGAGCAGCAGGCATCGCCCAGATAG
- a CDS encoding RNA-guided endonuclease InsQ/TnpB family protein has protein sequence MIITHEYRILPSDDQAALMTEWLELLRRQWNDALGQRLDWLTATRCPIDRCSLVSCPLPVSEPPLEPNYYRQAGSLKQIKQLFPAYRGIYAEVLQQNLMRLDKAWKAWREPDSTGKRRGRPRFKKAGELRSFTFPRINCPKAGAHLEGETLRLSKIGSMPVVLHRPLPEGFVPKTCTVVRKADGWYVCITLEDKSVPSPEPVPIKKAVGIDVGLDRFLTTSDGEVVPIPRHYRRAQKHLARQQRQLSRKVKGSANWKRQATKVACLQLHVARQRKAFHYQVAHWLVEQYDLLVVEDLNVRGLARTRLAKSILDAAWGRFLDILTAVAVKRGKQVLRVDPRGTSQNCCVCEERVPKTLSERVHDCPRCGSWDRDLNAAIEILKRGLRAVGLPLSGCGGSWFTSPLKQQLREVILGSSRLQPVRA, from the coding sequence ATGATTATCACCCACGAGTACCGGATCCTGCCCAGCGACGACCAAGCCGCTCTGATGACCGAGTGGCTGGAATTGTTGCGGCGGCAGTGGAACGACGCTCTGGGGCAGAGACTGGACTGGCTGACCGCAACCCGTTGCCCAATTGACCGCTGCAGTCTTGTCTCTTGTCCGTTGCCTGTGTCAGAACCCCCGCTGGAGCCGAATTATTATCGGCAGGCGGGATCCCTCAAACAAATCAAGCAACTGTTCCCGGCCTACCGGGGCATTTACGCCGAGGTGCTGCAGCAAAACTTGATGCGGCTGGACAAGGCGTGGAAAGCGTGGCGGGAGCCGGATAGCACAGGCAAGCGGCGGGGGCGGCCTCGCTTCAAAAAAGCGGGGGAGTTGAGATCCTTCACATTCCCCCGCATCAATTGCCCCAAGGCGGGAGCGCATCTGGAAGGGGAGACTCTGCGGCTGAGCAAGATTGGCTCGATGCCTGTGGTGCTGCACCGCCCCTTACCAGAGGGGTTTGTGCCCAAAACCTGCACAGTGGTGCGCAAGGCCGATGGGTGGTATGTCTGCATTACTTTGGAGGACAAAAGCGTCCCTTCCCCAGAGCCTGTGCCGATCAAAAAGGCGGTGGGCATTGATGTGGGATTGGATAGGTTTCTCACCACCAGCGATGGGGAGGTGGTGCCTATCCCGCGGCACTACCGCCGAGCTCAAAAGCACTTGGCCCGACAGCAGCGGCAACTGAGCCGCAAAGTGAAGGGGTCCGCCAACTGGAAGAGACAAGCCACGAAAGTTGCTTGTTTGCAGTTGCACGTTGCCCGACAACGCAAAGCGTTCCACTACCAAGTGGCGCACTGGCTGGTGGAGCAATACGACCTGTTGGTGGTGGAGGATCTCAACGTCCGAGGGCTGGCACGGACTCGGTTGGCTAAATCGATTTTGGATGCGGCTTGGGGACGATTTCTTGACATTCTGACAGCAGTGGCGGTCAAACGCGGCAAACAGGTGTTGAGAGTGGATCCCCGTGGTACGTCCCAAAATTGTTGTGTTTGTGAGGAGCGTGTTCCCAAGACCTTGTCGGAACGGGTGCATGATTGCCCCCGTTGCGGGTCGTGGGACAGAGACTTGAACGCTGCTATCGAGATTTTGAAGCGAGGACTCAGGGCGGTGGGACTGCCGCTCTCTGGCTGTGGAGGATCCTGGTTTACCAGTCCGTTGAAGCAGCAACTCCGGGAAGTGATTCTCGGAAGCTCCCGTCTACAGCCCGTCAGGGCCTAG